Proteins encoded in a region of the Phocoena phocoena chromosome X, mPhoPho1.1, whole genome shotgun sequence genome:
- the LOC136142983 gene encoding small integral membrane protein 10-like protein 2A: MAASAALSAAAAAAAMSGLAVRLSRSAAARGSYGAFCKGLTRTLITFFDLAWRLRMNFPYFYIVASVMLNVRLQVRIE; the protein is encoded by the coding sequence ATGGCAGCGTCGGCGGCCCTgtctgcggcggcggcggcggctgccaTGTCGGGCCTGGCTGTGCGGCTGTCTCGCTCGGCTGCGGCCCGCGGCTCGTACGGCGCCTTCTGCAAGGGGCTCACGCGCACGCTGATCACCTTCTTCGACCTGGCCTGGCGGCTGCGCATGAACTTCCCCTACTTCTACATCGTGGCCTCGGTGATGCTCAACGTCCGCCTGCAGGTGCGGATCGAGTGA